From Amphiprion ocellaris isolate individual 3 ecotype Okinawa chromosome 10, ASM2253959v1, whole genome shotgun sequence, one genomic window encodes:
- the ccr12a gene encoding C-C chemokine receptor type 3, producing MSDDEDQYQLFLDLFNETYDTTDSSYVVSKTVQLCAKTPVNQFGAKFIPFFYYVNFLLSYIGNGLVLFIIYKYEKLNTVTNIFLLNLVLSNILFASSLPFWATYHLSEWIFGMVLCKMVSSAYFIGFYSSILFLTLMTFDRYLAVVHAVAAAKSRKKAYAFIASVTVWCVSVAASVKELVLRNVWKNPLNGLMCEESGFPESTMDRWHLVSYYQQFLLFFLLPLILVMYCYISITVRILSTRMKEKCRTIKLIFVIIFTFFTCWTPYNVVILLRAIQISSTSDEVSCSESDNLDYALYVTRNIAYLYCCISPVFYTFVGKKFQSHFKRLMTKKIPCLKRHINLSSQSTRTTSQRSPHSAYEY from the coding sequence ATGAGTGATGATGAAGACCAATATCAGCTCTTCCTGGATTTATTTAATGAAACCTATGACACAACTGACTCAAGCTACGTGGTCAGTAAAACTGTCCAGCTATGTGCAAAGACGCCTGTCAACCAATTTGGTGCAAAATTCATCCCGTTTTTCTACTACGTCAACTTCCTCCTGAGTTACATTGGTAACGGGCTTGTCCTTTTCATCATCTACAAGTATGAGAAGTTGAATACAGTGACAAACATCTTCCTCCTGAATTTGGTTCTCTCCAACATTCTGTTTGCCTCCAGTCTCCCTTTCTGGGCCACATATCATCTGTCTGAGTGGATTTTTGGCATGGTTCTGTGTAAGATGGTCAGTAGTGCATACTTCATTGGTTTCTACAGCTCCATCCTTTTCCTCACACTCATGACATTTGACCGATACCTTGCAGTGGTACATGCAGTGGCAGCTGCCAAAAGCAGGAAAAAGGCTTATGCCTTCATTGCCTCAGTGACAGTTTGGTGCGTGAGTGTTGCAGCAAGTGTAAAAGAGCTGGTTCTTAGAAATGTGTGGAAGAATCCATTAAATGGACTGATGTGTGAAGAGTCTGGATTTCCTGAGAGCACCATGGACCGCTGGCACCTTGTCAGTTACTACCAAcaatttcttctcttcttcctcctccccctaATTCTGGTGATGTACTGCTACATCAGCATCACAGTGCGCATCCTGTCCACCCGCATGAAGGAAAAGTGCCGCACCATTAAGCTAATATTTGTCATCATCTTCACATTCTTCACCTGTTGGACGCCCTACAATGTTGTCATCCTCCTTCGAGCTATTCAGATTTCCAGCACCAGTGACGAAGTATCATGTTCTGAGTCAGACAACTTGGACTATGCCTTGTATGTGACCCGAAACATAGCTTATTTGTATTGTTGTATCAGTCCTGTGTTTTACACATTTGTGGGGAAGAAGTTCCAGAGTCATTTTAAAAGGCTAATGACAAAGAAGATTCCCTGTCTGAAGAGACACATTAACCTCAGCAGCCAGAGCACCAGAACTACGTCACAGAGGTCACCACACTCTGCTTATGAatactaa